In Lineus longissimus chromosome 5, tnLinLong1.2, whole genome shotgun sequence, the genomic stretch GGATCCCCTTCACCAAGGTTGTCAATCTTGCAAGGACTGAGTGGCTTCAAAGTGGAAAGGAAGGCTGGCCCTTTCCACCACAGCTGGCTGTCGATCAACTCTCTGGCGTTTGCTCCTCGAGATGTGAGGTCGGCTGGGTTGTTGTCGGTTGCGATGTGCCTCCATTGCTCCACAGCTGTATTGTCCCTGATCTTCTGTACTCGATTTGCTACATATATATGAAAGCGCTTGGCGTCATTTGCGATGTATCCCAAGACAACCATACTATCAGTCCAAAATACTTCTGTAAGGTCTTCATATTGCAGCTCTCGCCTCAGGAACTTGCTAATTTTGACAGATGTTACTGCGGCAGTAAGCTCGAGCCTTGGAACTGTAATGGGCTTTGACGGAACGACTCTGGATTTGGCCATGACCAAGGCAGTGTCGACATTGTTGTTTTCATCGATCATCCGAAGGTAGCTGCATTGCCCATTTCCGACCAAACTAGCATCGGAAAAATGATGCAACTCGACTGTCTTGACTTCACCAACATTTTCAGGCTTGTAGCATCTTGGTATTTCTAGGCCAGCCAGGATCATGAGTTCTTGCCTCCATCTCTCCCATTCCATTCTGGCAATGGGTCATCCCAATCTGCGCCGCTACTGCACAATCCTTGTAAAATCCTCCGCCCCACCAGTACAAGTGGCGACACCAGTCCAAGGGGGTCGAAGACCGAGCTGATACTAGATAGAATCCCTCTTCTTGTCAACGGCTTGTCTTGGAGCTGGATTTGAAAACGAAAGGCATCGGACTGGATGCACCATTCTACTCCCAAAGTCCTCTCAACTGGCAGATCGTCTTGCAGCAGATTGACGTGTTGAAGATTCTTTGCCCTTTCTGCAGCAGGGATGGTGTCCAATACTTCTCTCTTATTAGATGCAAACTTGTGCAGACGAAAACCTCCTTCCTTACAGAGTTGGCGGCTTGAATCGATTAACTCCTTGGCTGACTTGGTTGTTGGGACAGACCGGATACCATCATCAGCGTAGAAACTATCTCTCTTACAAAATCGGCAGCCTCTTTTCCGTGTTTTTCTTCGTACTTGTCTGCTGTGGCCTTTAGCGCATAATTACAACATCCAGGGGAAGATGTGGCTCCAA encodes the following:
- the LOC135488520 gene encoding uncharacterized protein LOC135488520, with amino-acid sequence MEWERWRQELMILAGLEIPRCYKPENVGEVKTVELHHFSDASLVGNGQCSYLRMIDENNNVDTALVMAKSRVVPSKPITVPRLELTAAVTSVKISKFLRRELQYEDLTEVFWTDSMVVLGYIANDAKRFHIYVANRVQKIRDNTAVEQWRHIATDNNPADLTSRGANARELIDSQLWWKGPAFLSTLKPLSPCKIDNLGEGDPEIKKMTTLATGAVIEADIGLLPRLQRFSSWYKAKRAVAVCLKFKERLLNRTARFSTYKPVTAEEISQAEMLILKTVQAEAYSEEMPILRGIKAVDDNADQKGSTNRDSCRRRDLVLKKSSSLYRLDPYLDENDIIRVGGRIRRANVPS